A region from the Sphingomonas flavescens genome encodes:
- the hutU gene encoding urocanate hydratase produces MKSDRRDNSRHIRARRGSELKAKHWTTEAAVRMLMNNLDDEVAEDPQSLVVYGGIGRAARNWACFDKIVETLERLEQDQTLLVQSGKPVGVFRTHADAPRVLIANSNLVPKWATWEKFNELDRAGLMMYGQMTAGSWIYIGTQGIVQGTYETFAEMGRQHYGGDLKGKWILTAGLGGMGGAQPLAAVMAGAHCIAIEVQESSIEKRLATRYLDHRATSIDEALDIIAKASEPVSVGLLGNAAEILPEMLARGIRPDALTDQTSAHDPANGYCPMGWSVAKWQEMRERDPAAVAEAARISMARHVEAMLSYREMGVPTFDYGNNIRQEALDMGVTHAFDFPGFVPAYVRPLFCRGIGPFRWAALSGDPEDVYRTDQRVKELIPDDPHLHRWLDMARERIAFQGLPARICWVGLGQRHRLGLAFNEMVRNGEVSAPIVIGRDHLDSGSVASPNRETESMQDGSDVVSDWPLLNALLNTASGATWVSLHHGGGVGMGYSQHSGMVIVADGTDDAARRLERVLWNDPGTGVMRHADAGYQIAIGCAREQGLDLPMVDA; encoded by the coding sequence CTGAAATCCGATCGACGCGACAACAGCCGCCACATCCGCGCCCGCCGCGGCAGCGAGCTCAAGGCGAAGCACTGGACGACCGAAGCCGCGGTGCGGATGCTGATGAATAACCTCGACGACGAGGTTGCCGAGGATCCGCAGAGCCTCGTGGTTTATGGCGGCATCGGCCGAGCCGCGCGCAACTGGGCCTGTTTCGACAAAATCGTCGAGACGCTGGAGCGGCTGGAACAGGACCAGACCCTGCTCGTCCAGTCCGGCAAGCCGGTCGGCGTTTTCCGGACGCACGCCGACGCGCCGCGCGTGCTGATCGCCAATTCCAACCTGGTGCCCAAATGGGCAACCTGGGAGAAGTTCAACGAGCTCGATCGCGCCGGGCTCATGATGTACGGCCAGATGACCGCCGGCAGCTGGATCTACATCGGCACGCAGGGCATCGTCCAAGGAACTTACGAGACCTTCGCCGAGATGGGTCGCCAGCATTATGGCGGCGACCTCAAGGGCAAGTGGATCCTGACCGCGGGCCTCGGCGGCATGGGTGGCGCGCAGCCGCTCGCGGCGGTGATGGCCGGCGCGCACTGCATCGCGATCGAGGTGCAGGAAAGCTCGATCGAGAAGCGCCTCGCGACCCGCTACCTCGACCATCGCGCCACTAGCATCGACGAAGCGCTGGACATCATCGCCAAGGCCTCGGAGCCGGTGAGCGTCGGCTTGCTCGGCAACGCGGCCGAGATCCTGCCGGAAATGCTCGCGCGGGGCATCCGGCCGGACGCTCTGACCGACCAGACCAGCGCGCACGATCCCGCCAATGGCTATTGCCCGATGGGCTGGAGCGTCGCGAAATGGCAGGAAATGCGGGAACGCGATCCCGCCGCCGTCGCCGAGGCCGCGCGAATTTCGATGGCGCGGCACGTGGAGGCGATGCTCTCGTACCGCGAAATGGGCGTGCCGACCTTCGATTACGGTAACAACATCCGCCAGGAAGCGCTCGACATGGGCGTCACCCACGCCTTCGACTTCCCCGGCTTCGTCCCGGCCTACGTCCGTCCGCTGTTCTGCCGCGGCATCGGTCCGTTCCGCTGGGCGGCGCTGAGTGGCGATCCGGAGGACGTCTACCGCACCGACCAGCGAGTGAAGGAGCTGATCCCCGACGACCCGCATCTCCATCGCTGGCTCGACATGGCACGCGAGCGCATCGCCTTTCAGGGCTTGCCCGCGCGCATCTGCTGGGTTGGGCTGGGCCAGCGACACCGCCTCGGCCTCGCGTTCAATGAGATGGTCCGCAACGGCGAAGTGTCGGCGCCGATCGTCATCGGCCGCGATCACCTCGACAGCGGCAGCGTCGCCTCGCCCAACCGCGAGACGGAGAGCATGCAGGACGGCAGCGACGTCGTCAGCGACTGGCCGCTGCTCAACGCCTTGCTCAACACCGCCAGCGGCGCGACCTGGGTCTCACTCCACCACGGCGGCGGCGTCGGCATGGGCTATTCGCAGCATTCAGGGATGGTGATCGTCGCCGACGGCACCGACGATGCGGCTCGGCGGCTGGAGCGCGTGCTGTGGAACGACCCCGGCACCGGCGTCATGCGTCACGCCGACGCAGGGTATCAGATCGCAATCGGCTGCGCGCGAGAGCAGGGTCTCGACCTGCCGATGGTGGACGCATGA
- a CDS encoding arginase family protein, with protein MAGWPNLSDLIVGIETKAPVGLVGAPLAAGSVTAGQCDLAPAMLRQTLRRIGRYDVETQQELDSDIADRGDVEIAGLSIEEATPLIAKAVRYSVSLHELTLLVGGNNAVTRPGVHGLGMSLDKVGLITLDAHFDMRETREGLSNGNPVRALIEDGLPGRNIAQIGLASFANSRKMHDDALAAGNLVVTVEEVRRHAIRPVVERALKHVAHCDALFVDCDIDVIDRSQFPGAPGARPGGMAAHDFFAAVRRLAADPRVRVIDLTEWDPPLDQTDLSALTAARWVAECLAGFEQRP; from the coding sequence ATGGCAGGCTGGCCAAACCTTTCGGACCTGATCGTCGGCATCGAAACCAAGGCGCCCGTCGGACTGGTCGGCGCGCCGCTGGCCGCGGGATCGGTCACCGCCGGCCAGTGCGATCTGGCGCCAGCCATGCTGCGTCAAACGCTGCGGCGGATCGGGCGATACGACGTCGAGACTCAGCAGGAACTCGACAGCGACATCGCCGACCGCGGCGACGTCGAGATCGCGGGGTTGTCGATCGAGGAAGCGACCCCACTGATCGCCAAGGCGGTGCGCTACAGCGTCTCGCTCCACGAGCTGACGCTGCTCGTCGGCGGCAATAATGCGGTGACGCGCCCAGGCGTGCATGGCCTGGGCATGTCGCTCGACAAGGTGGGGCTGATCACGCTCGACGCCCATTTCGACATGCGGGAAACGCGCGAGGGCCTGAGCAACGGCAATCCCGTCCGGGCGCTGATCGAGGATGGCCTGCCGGGTCGCAACATCGCGCAGATCGGGCTGGCGAGCTTCGCCAACAGCCGGAAAATGCACGACGACGCGCTGGCGGCGGGCAATCTGGTCGTGACGGTGGAGGAAGTCCGGCGCCACGCGATCCGTCCGGTGGTCGAGCGCGCGCTGAAGCATGTCGCGCATTGTGACGCGCTGTTCGTCGACTGTGACATCGACGTGATCGACCGCTCGCAGTTTCCGGGAGCGCCGGGCGCGCGGCCGGGCGGAATGGCCGCCCACGATTTCTTCGCGGCGGTCCGGCGTCTGGCCGCCGACCCGCGGGTGCGGGTGATCGACCTCACCGAATGGGATCCGCCGCTGGACCAGACCGACCTTAGTGCGCTGACGGCCGCACGCTGGGTCGCGGAGTGCCTGGCGGGGTTCGAGCAACGGCCATGA
- a CDS encoding alpha-ketoglutarate-dependent dioxygenase AlkB has protein sequence MSMLFDTPLIEGLSYRADAVSGAEQEALLRHLSELDVTPFRFQGWLGNRKTHSFGWRYDFDDASFARTEPIPDWLQPLRDCAADIAECAPEDFVHALVARYDPGAGIGWHRDRDVFDKVVGFSFASDAVLRFRQRAAASFRRVRLEVEPSSAYLLSGEARYDWEHSIAPGEQLRFSVTFRTLSAKGRRVAAA, from the coding sequence ATGAGCATGCTGTTCGACACCCCGCTGATCGAGGGCCTCAGCTATCGTGCTGATGCCGTCAGCGGTGCGGAGCAGGAAGCCCTACTGCGCCATTTATCCGAACTCGACGTGACCCCGTTCCGCTTCCAGGGATGGCTCGGCAACCGCAAGACGCACAGCTTCGGCTGGCGGTACGATTTCGACGACGCGAGCTTCGCGCGCACCGAGCCTATTCCCGATTGGCTTCAGCCGCTGCGGGATTGCGCCGCCGACATTGCGGAATGCGCGCCCGAGGACTTCGTTCACGCGCTCGTCGCGCGTTACGATCCCGGCGCCGGAATCGGCTGGCACCGCGACCGCGACGTGTTCGACAAGGTGGTCGGTTTCTCTTTCGCGTCCGATGCGGTTCTTCGCTTCCGTCAGCGGGCAGCGGCCAGCTTCAGGCGCGTGCGCCTCGAGGTCGAGCCCAGCTCCGCCTATCTGCTGTCGGGTGAGGCGCGGTACGATTGGGAGCATAGCATCGCGCCCGGCGAACAGCTGCGCTTCTCGGTGACTTTCCGCACATTGTCCGCCAAAGGCCGGCGGGTGGCCGCGGCCTAG
- the hutH gene encoding histidine ammonia-lyase, producing the protein MKLDPRDISLDTLRQLWAGAEGSLDDASMSRIAAAAASVERIVAGGETVYGINTGFGLLANTRIPADRLAELQTNLILSHSAGLGEPLPRHVVRLMIILKLLGLGRGYSGVRHEVIAALQRLLDANAMPVIPSQGSVGASGDLAPLAHLVAALMGYGRIDCAGEIVGSAAALERLGLEPLQLGPKEGLALINGTQASTALALDALFHGERVFAAAVASGAMSVDALKGSVKPFDPRISELRGQPGQIAVAGAIRHLLDRSEILTSHVACDRVQDPYSFRCQPQVMGAALDLLQNAARTLTIEAAAVTDNPILFCDDEDCVISGGNFHAQPVAFAADTIAMALCEVGSIAERRISVLVDPKMSGLPAFLTRDSGVNSGLMIPQVTAAALVSENKSLAFPASVDSIPTSAGQEDHVSMAPIAARKAQQIARNAAGVIAVELMAAAEGLDYHAPLKTSPKLAEIHATVRAHSPEFTADRYWADEMAALQAAVLAGTIGAEGVALS; encoded by the coding sequence ATGAAGCTCGATCCGCGCGACATTTCGCTGGATACGCTCCGCCAGCTGTGGGCCGGCGCCGAAGGCAGTCTCGACGATGCATCGATGTCGCGGATCGCGGCCGCCGCGGCGTCGGTCGAGCGCATCGTCGCCGGCGGTGAGACGGTCTACGGCATCAACACCGGCTTCGGCCTGCTCGCCAACACCCGCATCCCGGCGGATCGCCTCGCGGAACTGCAGACCAACCTCATCCTGTCGCACAGCGCCGGGCTCGGCGAACCGCTTCCGCGCCACGTTGTCAGGCTGATGATCATCCTCAAGCTGCTCGGCCTCGGCCGCGGCTACTCCGGGGTCCGCCACGAGGTCATCGCGGCGCTCCAGCGGCTGCTCGACGCCAATGCAATGCCGGTCATCCCGTCGCAGGGGAGCGTCGGCGCGTCGGGCGACCTAGCGCCGCTCGCGCACCTCGTCGCGGCTTTGATGGGCTACGGCCGCATCGATTGCGCGGGAGAGATTGTCGGCTCGGCTGCGGCGCTGGAACGGCTGGGTCTCGAGCCCCTGCAGCTTGGTCCGAAGGAAGGCCTCGCGCTCATCAACGGCACCCAGGCCAGCACCGCGCTGGCGCTCGACGCCCTGTTCCATGGGGAACGCGTGTTTGCTGCCGCCGTCGCGTCCGGCGCCATGTCGGTCGACGCGCTGAAGGGCAGCGTGAAGCCGTTCGATCCGCGCATTTCGGAACTGCGCGGCCAGCCGGGCCAGATCGCCGTCGCCGGTGCCATTCGCCATCTCCTCGATCGCAGCGAAATCCTGACCAGCCACGTCGCGTGCGACCGGGTACAGGACCCCTACAGCTTCCGCTGTCAGCCGCAGGTCATGGGCGCCGCGCTCGACTTGCTGCAGAATGCCGCGCGCACGCTGACGATTGAGGCTGCGGCGGTCACCGACAACCCGATCCTCTTCTGTGACGATGAGGATTGCGTCATTTCCGGCGGCAATTTCCATGCGCAGCCCGTCGCCTTCGCCGCCGACACCATCGCCATGGCCCTATGTGAGGTTGGCTCGATCGCCGAGCGGCGCATCAGCGTCCTCGTCGACCCGAAGATGAGCGGCCTCCCCGCCTTCCTGACCCGCGATTCGGGCGTCAATTCCGGGCTGATGATCCCGCAGGTCACCGCCGCGGCGCTGGTTAGCGAGAACAAGAGCCTCGCTTTCCCCGCCAGCGTTGACTCCATCCCCACTTCAGCGGGGCAGGAGGACCATGTCTCCATGGCGCCCATCGCCGCCCGCAAGGCGCAGCAGATCGCCCGCAACGCGGCAGGCGTCATCGCCGTCGAATTGATGGCCGCGGCGGAGGGTCTGGATTACCACGCGCCGCTTAAGACCTCGCCGAAATTGGCCGAAATTCACGCCACGGTCCGCGCCCACTCGCCCGAATTCACCGCCGACCGCTATTGGGCGGATGAAATGGCCGCGCTTCAGGCGGCGGTGCTGGCGGGCACCATTGGCGCAGAGGGCGTCGCGCTTAGCTGA
- a CDS encoding glycosyltransferase family 87 protein, translated as MRQAIRSAQNAAPFALLFAIFAASALLAQINHDESQYVAASWLARSGLPYRDFAYLQTPLQPLLFAPLAWLAEERLLLVERLVNAALMTAGVWFAWQAMRAASITRRSATIATLAMISTAPLIYVASVARNDALPFACFAAALWQLLSPPSRLRTMLIGLLLGAAAAAKISYALPAAAVLGLAIGGPADVRRRLSLGALVTGFAPPVILVAALAMLAPGAFLFEVFRYAVDAPRQWYVETGQAHRLTLAGRSADFLRYGLDGTALIALACVGVGAGALGFTRLVGPRRVILIAMLGAGLLAAFLPTPMQRQYWLPAIPPIFIALGYVLDKLGTQRPCTALLPVFAIVGWAPTVQAAASDWRARELPIFADARDATSMDALIDAARPTGPIATLRPELFTDTDRALDPRFAAGPFLYRSERLTDLHEARAWNLLDQDDAAWLQQSPPGAFVFDSPSSLSSGDVALERRLEKAAAAAGFVRVADRGQLSLWLRHPTRARPAN; from the coding sequence ATGAGACAGGCGATCAGGTCTGCGCAGAATGCCGCGCCGTTCGCCCTGCTGTTCGCCATCTTCGCTGCGTCTGCCCTGCTCGCGCAAATCAATCACGATGAGAGCCAGTATGTTGCCGCGTCGTGGCTGGCGCGGTCAGGGCTCCCCTATCGCGATTTCGCCTATTTGCAGACGCCGCTGCAGCCGCTGCTCTTCGCTCCGCTTGCCTGGCTGGCCGAGGAGCGGCTGTTGCTTGTCGAGCGGCTCGTCAATGCTGCGCTGATGACGGCAGGTGTCTGGTTTGCCTGGCAGGCCATGCGGGCGGCATCCATCACGCGGCGCAGCGCCACGATTGCCACGCTGGCGATGATCTCCACGGCGCCGCTAATCTACGTCGCGAGCGTGGCGCGTAATGATGCGCTGCCGTTCGCCTGTTTCGCGGCCGCGCTGTGGCAATTGCTATCACCGCCGAGCCGGTTGCGGACCATGCTCATCGGGCTGCTGCTGGGCGCGGCCGCCGCCGCCAAGATCAGCTATGCGCTGCCCGCTGCCGCCGTGCTTGGTCTGGCCATCGGGGGGCCGGCGGATGTTCGTCGCCGTCTTTCCCTGGGGGCGCTGGTGACCGGCTTCGCGCCGCCTGTCATCCTCGTCGCCGCGCTGGCGATGCTGGCCCCGGGCGCCTTCCTGTTTGAGGTCTTTCGCTATGCCGTCGATGCGCCCCGGCAATGGTATGTGGAAACGGGTCAGGCGCACCGGCTGACGTTGGCGGGCCGGAGCGCGGACTTCCTGCGCTACGGACTCGACGGGACGGCGCTTATTGCCTTGGCTTGCGTCGGCGTTGGTGCTGGCGCCCTGGGCTTCACCCGCCTGGTCGGACCGCGGCGCGTAATCCTTATTGCGATGCTGGGCGCGGGGCTGCTCGCCGCGTTCCTGCCGACACCGATGCAGCGGCAATATTGGCTGCCGGCGATCCCGCCAATTTTCATCGCGCTCGGCTACGTGCTGGATAAGCTCGGTACGCAGCGGCCGTGCACGGCGCTGCTGCCCGTCTTCGCCATCGTCGGATGGGCGCCGACCGTGCAAGCAGCGGCTTCAGATTGGCGCGCGCGCGAACTGCCAATCTTCGCCGATGCGCGGGATGCGACCTCGATGGATGCGCTCATCGATGCGGCCCGACCAACGGGCCCGATCGCTACGCTGCGGCCCGAGTTGTTCACCGACACCGACCGGGCGCTCGACCCGCGCTTTGCCGCTGGCCCGTTCCTCTACCGGTCGGAGCGGCTGACCGATCTTCACGAGGCGCGCGCGTGGAACCTGCTGGACCAGGACGACGCCGCGTGGCTGCAGCAGTCGCCGCCGGGCGCGTTCGTGTTCGATTCGCCGTCGTCATTGAGCAGCGGGGATGTCGCCCTGGAGCGCCGCCTGGAGAAAGCCGCGGCCGCCGCAGGTTTCGTCAGGGTCGCGGATCGCGGGCAGTTGTCGCTTTGGCTGCGGCACCCGACACGGGCTCGACCGGCGAACTAG
- a CDS encoding DUF2147 domain-containing protein produces MKAILTKASLVLLALAVPAGATAQTLEGKWANPKRSVIVRVDKCGSAWCGNVSWASEHNREKGMTPGTRVLSNLRPVGDGIYKGSAFDPKRDMGGSATVRQVGPDVMVVKGCALLNLVCKEQRWTRVS; encoded by the coding sequence ATGAAAGCGATTCTGACCAAAGCCAGCCTCGTTCTGCTCGCACTCGCCGTGCCCGCGGGCGCGACCGCGCAGACGCTCGAAGGCAAATGGGCGAACCCCAAGCGGAGCGTCATCGTGCGCGTCGACAAATGCGGCAGCGCCTGGTGCGGCAACGTCAGCTGGGCGAGCGAGCACAACCGAGAAAAAGGCATGACGCCGGGCACCCGCGTGCTGAGCAACCTGCGCCCGGTCGGCGACGGCATCTACAAAGGCAGCGCCTTCGATCCGAAGCGCGACATGGGCGGGTCCGCGACGGTCCGGCAGGTAGGGCCCGACGTGATGGTGGTGAAGGGCTGCGCGCTACTGAACCTCGTCTGCAAGGAGCAGCGCTGGACCCGCGTCAGCTAA
- a CDS encoding DUF2147 domain-containing protein, with protein MAISTLLGALLTVAASQSPIEGRWKNPIGSAIIAIEPCGDQLCGKVVWASARGEREVARNTRQIVGTTVLTGLRRNGSEWTGSLYIPDDDIHVTAHLQPLGRGQLKLKGCGLMGLICRTQLWTRYEGNLPSHP; from the coding sequence ATGGCCATCTCCACCCTCCTTGGCGCACTGCTCACGGTCGCCGCATCGCAATCGCCGATTGAAGGGCGCTGGAAGAACCCAATCGGCAGCGCGATCATCGCCATCGAGCCATGCGGCGACCAGTTGTGCGGCAAGGTCGTCTGGGCCTCGGCTCGCGGGGAGCGCGAAGTCGCCCGGAACACGCGTCAGATCGTTGGCACGACCGTCCTGACGGGCCTGCGTCGGAACGGCAGCGAGTGGACCGGTTCGCTCTACATTCCCGATGACGATATCCACGTCACCGCCCATCTGCAGCCGCTCGGGCGAGGCCAATTAAAGCTGAAGGGATGCGGATTGATGGGCCTGATTTGCCGGACCCAGCTGTGGACGCGATACGAGGGAAACCTGCCCTCCCACCCATGA
- the hutI gene encoding imidazolonepropionase, translating to MWDRLLVDCRIATFEGGGLGIVENGAIGIADGKIVRVGKRTELAGFRAREVVALGGAWVTPGLIDCHTHLVFGGTRADEHAMRRAGASYEEIAAAGGGIASTVKRTAAASDEQLLGQSRRRLRALMRGGCTTIEVKSGYGLDTDSELRLLRLAAQLGEGEAVSVVPTLLALHALPPDQRDRRAHYVSEIVDKLIPAAAEQGIATSVDAFCEGMAFTPEEVERLFKAAAHHGLPVRLHAEQLSNQRGAELAARYRALSADHLEHLDQTGAKAMAAAGTVAVLLPGAFYALQEQRKPPVDLLRKHQVPMAVATDCNPGTSPLLSPTLAINMACTLFGLTPEEAIAGMTINAARALGLAHNIGSIAAGKQADLCVWEVESLAELGYWIGLPGPARRIYNGADS from the coding sequence ATGTGGGACCGGCTGCTCGTCGATTGCAGGATCGCGACGTTCGAGGGCGGGGGCCTCGGGATCGTCGAGAATGGCGCGATCGGCATTGCCGACGGCAAGATCGTTCGCGTCGGCAAGCGCACCGAACTCGCCGGGTTCCGCGCCAGGGAAGTCGTGGCGCTCGGCGGCGCTTGGGTCACCCCAGGCCTGATCGATTGTCATACGCACCTAGTCTTCGGCGGCACGCGGGCGGACGAGCACGCCATGCGCCGCGCCGGCGCGAGCTATGAGGAGATTGCCGCCGCGGGCGGAGGCATTGCCTCGACAGTCAAGCGAACTGCCGCGGCATCCGACGAGCAGCTACTGGGGCAGAGCCGGCGGCGGCTGCGCGCGCTTATGCGCGGTGGCTGCACGACCATCGAGGTCAAGTCCGGCTACGGCCTCGACACCGACAGCGAACTCCGCCTGCTTCGGCTCGCGGCACAGCTCGGCGAGGGTGAGGCCGTTAGCGTCGTTCCGACCCTGCTTGCCCTGCACGCGCTGCCACCGGACCAGCGCGACCGCCGCGCGCATTACGTCAGCGAAATCGTCGACAAGCTCATTCCGGCGGCCGCCGAACAGGGCATCGCCACCAGCGTCGATGCCTTTTGCGAAGGCATGGCCTTCACACCTGAGGAGGTGGAACGCCTATTCAAGGCGGCGGCCCACCATGGCCTTCCCGTCCGCCTCCACGCCGAGCAATTGTCGAACCAGCGCGGCGCCGAGCTCGCCGCGCGTTATCGCGCCCTTTCCGCAGACCATCTCGAACATCTCGACCAGACCGGGGCCAAGGCGATGGCCGCAGCGGGAACGGTAGCCGTCCTTCTGCCCGGCGCCTTCTATGCACTGCAGGAGCAGCGCAAGCCGCCCGTTGATCTGTTGCGCAAGCATCAGGTGCCGATGGCGGTCGCGACTGACTGCAATCCCGGCACCTCGCCGCTGCTGTCGCCGACCTTGGCGATCAATATGGCCTGCACCCTGTTCGGCCTGACGCCGGAGGAAGCGATCGCGGGCATGACCATCAACGCCGCCCGCGCGCTGGGCCTCGCGCACAACATCGGCAGTATCGCCGCAGGCAAACAGGCTGACCTTTGCGTGTGGGAGGTCGAAAGCCTCGCTGAGCTTGGCTACTGGATCGGGCTGCCGGGACCTGCCCGCCGTATCTACAATGGAGCCGACAGCTGA
- a CDS encoding DUF6504 family protein, with protein sequence MKRVASLHFPALGIERLRRNESASQPEAAPAPAVWVPTARIPENTKERQQLIQLRERLDQDVGLAREGVRIEDCSCPRGGGWRPGARWASREARQAEIDALPAHQRPPMRMLGRRSEAVKSLQFSGEKRVSAVPSGTGADAPLATTHRTGQRITLAAVSVEAAALGLTPGMAATHARMLVPDLDLRDADPQGDAAFLTRLALFAARRWTPHAAVSGSDGLWLDLSGVAHLFGGERQMGARILRFCARLGFTARIGIAGTTGAAHALARFSPQPIAICSNGTEADAIAPFPPSALRLSEAALSAARRFGIASVAELIAMPRGPLGRRFGRDTLTRIDQATGRVGEPFDPVVPQEPPSATLRLLEPISTAEAIAQVAGDLASMLTRQLGQLGLGARAILLVCDRVDGDEQRIPVGMSSGSRDAAHIAELLRRKIDTIEPGFGIEAMHLVATRCQPLAPQQIGSEDDVDLPPLVDRIASRIGAAHVFRCSAQESDVPERSVSRVGALDSCTPWPRDWPRPVRMLARPERVDKVLAELPDQPPLRFSWRGKTYRVRKADGPERIFGEWWRRTGEADAVRDYFQVEDEGGARFWLFRRGDGIDPRTGDLSWWMHGLFG encoded by the coding sequence ATGAAGCGGGTCGCCTCGCTCCACTTTCCGGCGCTCGGCATCGAACGGTTGCGCCGGAACGAATCCGCGTCGCAGCCTGAGGCAGCCCCCGCCCCCGCTGTTTGGGTGCCGACCGCGCGAATCCCGGAGAACACCAAGGAACGACAACAACTGATCCAGTTGCGGGAGCGGCTGGATCAGGACGTGGGTCTCGCCCGTGAAGGTGTGCGCATCGAAGATTGCTCCTGCCCGCGTGGCGGCGGCTGGCGCCCCGGCGCACGCTGGGCGAGCCGCGAAGCGCGTCAGGCGGAAATCGACGCGCTCCCCGCGCACCAGCGACCGCCGATGCGCATGCTGGGAAGACGCAGCGAAGCGGTGAAGTCCTTGCAGTTCTCGGGCGAGAAGCGCGTGTCTGCCGTACCTTCAGGCACGGGTGCTGACGCGCCGCTAGCAACCACGCATCGCACCGGCCAGCGCATCACGCTCGCCGCAGTCTCTGTCGAAGCTGCGGCGCTTGGTCTCACCCCAGGCATGGCCGCCACCCACGCGCGCATGCTCGTCCCCGACCTCGACCTTCGCGACGCCGATCCACAGGGCGACGCCGCGTTCCTCACCCGCCTCGCGTTATTCGCCGCTCGGCGCTGGACCCCGCATGCGGCAGTCTCGGGCAGCGACGGTCTGTGGCTGGACCTCAGCGGTGTCGCGCATCTATTCGGCGGTGAGCGGCAAATGGGCGCACGCATCCTGCGCTTTTGCGCGCGCCTCGGTTTTACCGCCCGCATCGGCATTGCCGGGACGACCGGTGCAGCCCACGCACTGGCGCGTTTCTCGCCGCAGCCGATCGCCATTTGCTCCAACGGGACAGAAGCCGACGCGATCGCGCCATTCCCGCCGTCGGCGCTGCGCCTCAGTGAAGCCGCGCTCAGCGCTGCCCGCCGCTTTGGCATCGCCTCGGTCGCCGAGCTTATCGCCATGCCGCGCGGCCCGCTCGGGCGCCGCTTCGGCCGGGACACGCTGACCCGCATCGACCAGGCCACAGGCCGCGTTGGTGAGCCGTTCGATCCCGTTGTCCCGCAGGAACCGCCAAGTGCCACCCTGCGCCTGCTGGAGCCGATCAGTACCGCCGAGGCGATCGCGCAGGTCGCAGGCGATCTCGCGTCGATGCTGACGCGCCAGCTCGGTCAACTTGGCCTAGGCGCACGGGCCATCCTGCTCGTCTGCGATCGTGTTGACGGCGATGAGCAACGCATTCCGGTCGGCATGTCGAGCGGCAGCCGCGATGCCGCCCATATTGCCGAGCTTCTGCGGCGGAAGATCGACACGATCGAGCCGGGCTTCGGGATCGAGGCGATGCACCTCGTTGCCACCCGCTGCCAGCCGCTCGCCCCGCAACAGATCGGCAGTGAAGACGATGTCGACCTGCCGCCGCTCGTCGACCGCATCGCCAGCCGCATCGGCGCGGCGCACGTCTTCCGTTGCAGTGCGCAGGAAAGCGACGTTCCCGAACGCAGCGTTTCCCGGGTCGGCGCGCTCGATTCCTGCACGCCTTGGCCGCGCGACTGGCCGCGGCCGGTGCGAATGCTCGCGCGGCCCGAGCGGGTCGACAAAGTCCTGGCCGAGCTACCCGACCAGCCGCCACTGCGCTTTTCCTGGCGCGGCAAGACCTATCGCGTACGCAAGGCCGACGGGCCCGAACGGATCTTCGGCGAATGGTGGCGCCGCACGGGCGAGGCCGATGCCGTCCGCGACTACTTCCAGGTCGAGGACGAAGGCGGCGCCCGCTTCTGGCTCTTCCGCCGCGGCGACGGCATCGATCCCAGGACCGGCGACCTCAGCTGGTGGATGCACGGGCTGTTCGGATGA
- a CDS encoding protein ImuA: MRAIESVVSPSADSHLPFDVPAIDERLAGGGLARGALHEAAGASAGLGDDAAATLFVAGIAARLNGQVLWVLTRHDLFAPALAQAGLPPERLIYAECRKDEDALAVAEEGVRHKGICVVVAEVSRVGMTAARRLQLAAEESHTTALLLRRWRNAADPLAAPSAAATRWRIGCSPSQVLPVSGIARPRWTVELVRQRGGPTHHWLMEGSDEAGRLAPLSGARHRTVAPERIRVAA; encoded by the coding sequence GTGCGGGCGATCGAATCCGTGGTTTCGCCGAGTGCGGACAGCCATCTGCCGTTCGACGTCCCCGCCATTGATGAACGGCTCGCTGGAGGCGGCCTCGCGCGGGGTGCATTGCACGAAGCCGCAGGCGCAAGCGCGGGTCTCGGCGACGATGCCGCCGCAACCCTGTTCGTTGCCGGCATTGCCGCCCGGCTAAACGGGCAGGTTCTATGGGTGCTGACGCGCCATGATCTATTCGCCCCGGCGCTCGCGCAGGCCGGCCTCCCGCCAGAGCGCCTGATCTACGCCGAATGCCGGAAGGATGAGGATGCGCTGGCTGTTGCCGAGGAGGGGGTCCGCCACAAAGGCATTTGTGTCGTGGTGGCGGAGGTCAGCCGCGTCGGCATGACCGCCGCGCGAAGGCTGCAGCTCGCAGCGGAGGAGAGCCATACCACGGCGTTGTTGCTCAGGCGCTGGCGAAACGCCGCGGACCCGCTGGCCGCACCTTCAGCAGCCGCCACGCGCTGGCGGATCGGCTGTTCCCCGTCGCAGGTGCTTCCGGTCAGCGGCATCGCACGGCCTCGCTGGACGGTCGAACTGGTGCGTCAGCGGGGCGGTCCCACCCACCATTGGCTCATGGAGGGAAGTGATGAAGCGGGTCGCCTCGCTCCACTTTCCGGCGCTCGGCATCGAACGGTTGCGCCGGAACGAATCCGCGTCGCAGCCTGA